The sequence CGTGACGGCGGCCAAGCTCAGGCCGATTTGCGCGACGACGATGCCGACTTCGCCGCGCGGCACCATGCCCATGCCGACTTGCGCGGCCTTCTTTTTGCCCAGCGGCCAGGCGGCGAGGCCGCAACCGATCAATTTCGAGATGACGGCCAGCAGCGTCACGATCAGGGCCAGCCCAATCGTCGCGCGATTCAAAAAGGCGTCCAGCTTGAGCTGCATCCCGATGTTGACCAAAAAGAAGGGCAGCAGGAATTCGGTGACGGCTTCGGCTTGCTGCGGCATGTCTGTGCCTTCGGCGGATTCCGAAAGCGCCATGCCCGCGAGGAACGCGCCGATGATCGCGGCCACGCCGATGTAGTTGGCGACGACCGCCAAACCCAGACAGAGCGACAGGCCGAAGACCAAATAGGACTGGCCGGTTTTCAAGCGTTCAATGCGCGGGCGGATGCGGTTGACCGTGCGCGCGCCGACCAGCAGCACCAAAAGCGTGAAGCCGATGGCCAGCGCCGCCGTTGTGGCGATGTGGGTGTAATTGACGCCGCCTTTGGCCATGCTGCTGACGACGGCCAGAATCAACAGGCCCAGGATGTCGTCAATCACCGCCGCGCCCAGAATGATGCGGCTGACGTCCAGGCTGAGCAGACCCATCTGGCCCAGCACGCGCGCCGTGATGCCGACCGAAGTGGCGACCATTGCCGCGCCGACAAAGACGGCTTCAATCGTAGGTTTGCCCCAGAGGCGCATCACCGCATACCCGAAGATAAACGGCACAATCACCCCTGACACAGCGACCAGCAAGGCCCGTGCGCCAACGCGGAAGATGTCCGCCGGTTTGGTTTCAAGGCCGACCAGAAAAAGCAAAAAGATGACGCCGATTTCAGCGAGCACGCTGGTCAAATCGGTCGGGGCGACCCAATGCAGCACGCTCGGCCCGATCAAGACGCCCGCGAGGATTTCGCCCGCGACGGCAGGTTGTTTCAGCCGCTCGAAGAGTTCCGCCGCCAGTTTGGCCGCGACGAACATCACGAAGATGGTGAAAAGAAAATCCCCGTGACCGCCGCTGTCAGGCGCGGCCGTTGTCGCCGTGGTGAGAAATTCAGTCATGCGCTTTCCGCCCGGTATTCATCCAGCTTGCG is a genomic window of Acidobacteriota bacterium containing:
- a CDS encoding cation:proton antiporter: MTEFLTTATTAAPDSGGHGDFLFTIFVMFVAAKLAAELFERLKQPAVAGEILAGVLIGPSVLHWVAPTDLTSVLAEIGVIFLLFLVGLETKPADIFRVGARALLVAVSGVIVPFIFGYAVMRLWGKPTIEAVFVGAAMVATSVGITARVLGQMGLLSLDVSRIILGAAVIDDILGLLILAVVSSMAKGGVNYTHIATTAALAIGFTLLVLLVGARTVNRIRPRIERLKTGQSYLVFGLSLCLGLAVVANYIGVAAIIGAFLAGMALSESAEGTDMPQQAEAVTEFLLPFFLVNIGMQLKLDAFLNRATIGLALIVTLLAVISKLIGCGLAAWPLGKKKAAQVGMGMVPRGEVGIVVAQIGLSLAAVTPATYGVVLFMSIATTLIAPPFLVRLFKDEVRTNEETVFPLSQIS